One region of Cobetia sp. cqz5-12 genomic DNA includes:
- a CDS encoding YqaE/Pmp3 family membrane protein: protein MDIIRIILAIILPPLGVLMQVGVANKHFWINIILTCFGFLPGIIHAVWVITKF, encoded by the coding sequence ATGGATATCATTCGCATCATTCTGGCCATCATCCTGCCACCGCTGGGCGTTCTCATGCAGGTGGGTGTCGCCAACAAGCATTTCTGGATCAACATCATCCTGACCTGCTTCGGTTTCCTGCCGGGGATCATCCACGCGGTGTGGGTCATTACCAAGTTCTGA